In a genomic window of Cytobacillus sp. FSL H8-0458:
- a CDS encoding YlqD family protein, producing MNIIQTVTVKQVLTENSKQELLEGYAAKKKQLQKESDQLRFELKKQEKNKKLHPASLKQHFEKEIQLRQEKVQLLDFQIEQLHMLPLGSELKEKEVQAIIEVQKGTPWEDIEKGKTIIIRDGIVDEIR from the coding sequence ATGAACATTATTCAAACGGTTACAGTTAAGCAGGTGCTGACAGAGAACAGCAAGCAAGAACTGCTGGAAGGCTATGCGGCCAAAAAAAAACAGCTGCAGAAAGAAAGTGATCAGTTGAGGTTTGAACTGAAAAAGCAGGAAAAAAACAAAAAGCTGCATCCTGCCAGTCTGAAACAGCACTTTGAAAAGGAAATTCAACTGAGGCAGGAAAAAGTCCAGCTGCTGGATTTTCAAATAGAACAATTACATATGCTACCATTAGGAAGTGAATTAAAAGAAAAAGAAGTCCAGGCGATTATCGAGGTTCAAAAGGGTACCCCCTGGGAAGACATAGAAAAAGGGAAAACGATCATCATAAGAGATGGAATTGTTGATGAAATACGCTAG
- a CDS encoding KH domain-containing protein has product MKELIETIVKPLVDFPEDVQVNVQEEDQRVTYRLSVNKNDMGKVIGKQGRVAKAIRTVVYAAGSSEEKKIFLEIIE; this is encoded by the coding sequence ATGAAAGAGCTTATCGAAACGATTGTTAAGCCCCTTGTTGATTTTCCGGAAGATGTTCAAGTGAATGTCCAAGAAGAGGATCAGCGCGTAACCTATCGGCTTTCCGTCAACAAGAATGACATGGGGAAAGTAATTGGGAAGCAAGGGCGCGTTGCGAAAGCAATACGGACCGTTGTTTATGCAGCAGGTTCATCAGAAGAAAAGAAGATCTTTTTAGAGATCATCGAATAA
- the rpsP gene encoding 30S ribosomal protein S16, producing the protein MAVKIRLKRMGAHKNPFYRIVVADSRSPRDGRFIETVGTYNPVAQPAIVEINEELALKWLQTGAKPSDTVRNLFSKQGIMEKFHNAKNGK; encoded by the coding sequence ATGGCAGTAAAAATTCGTTTAAAGCGTATGGGTGCTCATAAAAACCCTTTCTATCGTATCGTTGTAGCTGATTCTCGTTCTCCTCGTGACGGACGTTTCATTGAAACAGTAGGAACTTACAATCCGGTTGCTCAACCAGCGATCGTGGAAATCAATGAAGAGTTGGCTCTTAAATGGCTTCAGACAGGTGCTAAGCCATCTGATACAGTACGTAACCTTTTCTCTAAGCAAGGCATTATGGAAAAATTCCATAACGCTAAAAACGGTAAGTAA
- the rimM gene encoding ribosome maturation factor RimM (Essential for efficient processing of 16S rRNA) gives MQKWFNVGKIVNTHGIKGEARVISKTDFAEERYKPGNKLYLFMPDTKGDPVELTVKSHRTHKSFDLLTFEGYENINQIEKMKGGILKISEDQLGDLEEDEFYYHEIIGCTVETLNGEEVGKIKEILSPGANDVWVIKAKGGKEILIPYIEDVVKEVNVEDKLVKINAIEGLLS, from the coding sequence ATGCAGAAATGGTTTAACGTTGGAAAAATTGTGAACACCCATGGCATTAAAGGGGAAGCGAGAGTCATTTCAAAAACAGACTTTGCTGAAGAGAGGTATAAGCCGGGAAATAAACTTTATTTGTTCATGCCTGACACAAAAGGTGATCCCGTTGAGCTGACAGTGAAATCACACCGCACTCATAAATCATTTGATCTGCTTACCTTTGAAGGATACGAGAATATCAATCAGATTGAAAAAATGAAGGGCGGCATTCTGAAAATTTCAGAAGATCAGCTTGGCGATCTTGAAGAGGATGAATTTTACTACCATGAAATCATAGGGTGTACAGTTGAAACTCTTAATGGAGAAGAAGTGGGGAAAATTAAAGAAATTCTTTCTCCCGGAGCAAATGATGTGTGGGTAATTAAAGCAAAAGGCGGTAAGGAAATTCTAATCCCATATATTGAAGATGTTGTTAAGGAAGTTAATGTGGAAGATAAACTTGTGAAAATTAATGCGATTGAAGGATTGCTTTCATGA